The Hippoglossus hippoglossus isolate fHipHip1 chromosome 10, fHipHip1.pri, whole genome shotgun sequence DNA segment GCGCAGAGGCCACTTGACAGCGACAAATCGGTCCACAGCCATGGCCGTGCTCAGTAAGAAGTCCACCTGGGCAACAAGAAGAGACATTAAAGTTAGATGTAGCCCTCACTTTGTCCTGTCAGAGCAGACAGGCTGTTTACAGGGACCACAGCATTAATTAGACTAATAAAAACACTACTAATACAATGTGGCCAAACTGTGGGGATTTTAACCTAAACATGACCTATTATAgatgtttaaaatgtcttaCTCTTATTCACTGGGAAGCCCTTTGgtcttatttttcttctctccacagtAGTGATTATTCATCATTTGATATTATTCTATTTAGAAATTCAGCCACTCCATTTTGGTGAAGCTGATCCCATAAGAACGAGCAAACGTGGAGCCTGTGCAATAACTGAAGGCAGACAGAACCAATCCGTGACCAAAACAGAGACGTGTCTGCTGTAATTTATCTGTATACGACTACAACgaattattattttcacaacTGATCTGATTATTCTTTTGGTAATAAACAGATTATTTGATAGGTTGAAGAAAATAGTGACAAATGgaacatcagtgtttttttaatcatctaACCAACTGTCAAAACCAACCAAAGTTAAATTTGcaatgataaaaaaagaaagaaaagcagactATCCTGAAGAATGAAATATATTGTCGCTGAGTTTGAACTAAGGAAAATTAAAGTGTAAATCAACACATTACAAACCAATGAGCAGGCCTGGATAGCAGCAGAGAAGATCAGACACTGGGTCACTGGCATCCCTTCTCTGGATCTCAGAAGAACCGCTTTGATCgtccagaggagctgctggaattttaaagatggacaaagagCACACTCTCATCTCAGGACTAACAGGAGCTCTATAGACGCGCTTTCATTAGAAAGACAAACATAACAGTTTAGACGTACTTGGAGGCTGTCGCACAGGAGGAGATGTGCGAGGAGCAGGAAGCGAGTGTGCCTGAGGAGGGACGGCGAGCGGGTGATGACCCAGGCCAAAGGAAGACTGAGCATGGTGTTCAagctgcagctcacacacatgATGACCATCTCAACCAGGTGGTAGATGCTGGATTCGATCTGTGTCTGATTCGCCAGGATTGACACATTGCAGGGGATATCCATGACGGAGAGCTCACCGTGCTCCGCTCTTCTGACTGTCCTCAATTTATACAATTTTAAAAGAGCTAAACTCAATTTGACCTCACTGTAAACGGGAAGAAAGATGTAGTACACTCACCCTCATATCTGCTTCAAACACAACATAGTGCAGCATCACACCCGTTTCTTTCTCATCGCTGGTTCCATCTGCATCTTCCTGTTTTACGTCAGCGGTGCGGATTGTACATTTACAGTTTCATCATGTCGGAACCTGAGATCTAAAACCTCAAACAGTTGTGTGTCAACAGCTAGTGTTTGTTGTCAGGATTGTGTTTGCTTATTCGTACAAAAGAACTGCTTCCTACCTGTCAATATTTGCCTGATAGCAGACGAGGAGTCATCGGAAACAACTCTGTCCCCGTttcacccacccacacacactgacacatttaccttaaatattaaaagaggtcaccctggaaaacaaaaatagatttgtattgtatttaaaaGTTCAAACATTCTCTGTAACCCAATCGTTTATTTTAAGTGCTTAATTTCCCTTGCAAGGACCACGCCACAAAAATAGGTTGCTGAGGTTTGAAATATTGGATGTTGAGGAAAAAGGATTGGACGTTGAGAGAAGGGGGTCGAGGTGAAGATGTGTCTGATAGGCTGGTGTGACAGGATGCACTGGTGATTGGGCAGAGGGGAAAATCAAGGTGGGGTTAACGTCAGgcatcccccccacccccgagCTTATTGAGTCCCCCAGCCAGTACTCAGAACTAGACATGCAAGAATATGCATCAAACTGATTAAGAAGGGATaagggaagagaggatgaagggatgtggcTGGGGATGAGGTAGAAGGGtgaatggatgaagggaagGTTGAGAAATGTTAGACAAACGATGGGTTGACTGGGTATATGCAGTCTTGACAGGTGATTAGAGGTGGGTGAGGTGTGGCCCTGCCCCTGAACCTTAGTTTACTAGTTAAGTAGATAAGTCAACCACTTCATGGGAGTATGAGCGCTGTAAACTCTACTGACACTGTATTCATCTTACATTGTTTAACTTTTAACAGATTAATACTTAACAGTttagtttaaagaaaaaaatcaattttttttaagtatgaGGTAAAATTGTTATGGCATACAACGACCACATTGCTTATACATAGTGTAGATTTACCTACATAAAGATGTCAAGAGACCATTTAACGTACAATCAGAAATTTATTTAAAGAGTACATAACGGAAATGACAAACtgatcaaatattaaaaacacaaaagggatCAGACTGATCTCCAGAACATATAAGTCGTCATGATGTGACACGACCTCACAAACATTAACTGGCTCAGGTTCCTGAGTTCCATTTGCTCCAGTTAATAAATcacatacaaagaaaaacaaatatgacatgGAAAGTATAAAAATAGATTCACTATCAATAATCACAGCTGCTCACTATTGTAAAACTGGTTGACTGAGGTATTTGAGAATCTGAACAGGTTTCCTATGATGTGCAGCTCAATCCACAGCttcatttaaagacaaattcaGGATCTCAGCTTTGACTGAGTTTAGTCTTTGAGGCGAAGTCGGCGCTTAGCTTACGCATCACCTCCGCGTGGCTTTGTCCTGTTAGTTCCTGTCGCACAGTCCCATAATTCTCTTTGACAAAGTTGGCAAAAGGCGCAGGAGCGCGCGTCTTGAGGGGAGTCAGCAAGACAAGATTACCTGTGCAGAGGGCACACGCAAACCTCTGGGTGTCCAGTGACTTGGAATGACGCCCGATACTGTAAAGAATCACATGTTAGGAATATTAAAAGTGGAAATTAAAACACAAGTCTGGGAAATGAAAGATTGATATCAACACTTACGTATTCTTGCAGCGGGTGCACTGGTATTGGAATTTGTACTTGATGTCGTAACTGTGGCAGCGAGTGACCATGGGCAGCTCGGGATGCGCCAATGTGGACTTGCGTGCGTAAAGCTTCCAGTAGCTTCCGTGCCCGTCCCTCACGCCATTAATCAGCCACGTCGCTGCGTGACACATCTCATGAATCAACGTGTCTCTAAGACGATCTGGGAGGCACGCACAATGACATAAGACTGAAAGTTAGGATGTAGAGattcacatatttacagttaGGGAATATTAAACAGACGAGGTTTATTACTTCAGTCTATCTGGGTTATTAAAACATTACCTGCAGAATCACAGACTTTCTCGGACAGATCAATGCGAGCGTAGCGGCCCCCACCACCTCGCTCCTGCCCCGTGATACAGTAACCAGCCGTTTTCCGCAATTTCTTATTCCAGGTCACTGACATATCTACAGGGAGCTGGAAAAGTCAGgtcaggaaaaagaaaatacaacagaTGTAAACGAAGAAGTTAAAcaaggaaaaatacacatttaaaatcagatgatatttctaaaatgtataaaaacaaaaaggcaaattGTCCGTCATCACCTTGCTGTCGAATACAGTGGTGTTGTACAGATGGTAGAGTTTCCTGGTGAGCTCCTCCTTGCTCTGCTTGAAGCCGCGGCCATAGCTGGAGCCAGGGTTTGACAGTGACTGCAGGAAGCAGCCTGGGGTTTTACACAAAGTTACCctggaaaggaaagaaagacaagcGTCAAACTgagtgagtgacacacacacatgttgctTCACATTTAAACACTGTAGATAAATATGTCAACATAAGTACCTGCTAATGGGGCCGTGTCTGGGCTCTGTCTGACTGACCATGGGCTTCAAGATGGTGGATTTCCCAGGTGCTTTCACGCGCAGAGGTGTTTCCCCCAATGATTTAGAAGCTGGTGTTGTTCGTGCCTTCACCGGAGGAACTAACATAGGAGGCTCCTTACGGTTCTCTAgatctaaaaacaaaaaacacaagatgtgaGCTTGGGAAGAGTGTAGAGTCAAGcataagaaattaaaaaaagtagtTTTCTTCCCATTTTGAATACGTTAATAAAGTCAAACGTAACCAAAcgaagaatttttttttatttgcgagaataaagacaaaatgtcaagaataaaaatgaaatttcaAAATATAAGTTGAACGTTCTATCAAACTAATGTAAGAACTTATGACGGCCTCAATAAAAAATGTGTGGTATAGATGAAGGGAAATCAAACAGTTACCTTTGGCGTTCTTCGGGGAGCATGAAGTGCcagtgagtttgtttttctttttcagtctctCCAGCAATGATGTGAACTCCTCCTCAGAACTCGCCGACTCAACCAGCGTCGAAGGTGCTGTAAACGTAAACTTAGGAGTGACCAGAGGTGTTGGAGTTTTGGGTGGacgaaaagaaaaaggagatgAGACGGAGAGCAAAGGCAGTGATGGAGCGCTGTCGTCTTCATCGCGCAGCAGAGCATTATTCTTGTTGGCTTTCGCCGGGGGTTTAGGTTTTGAGTGACGAGTTCTCCACGTGCTTTTGACCAGGATAttatcatcatcgtcgtcatcacTGTCACTAACAAAGACAGGGGAGTCCCACTGAGACAGTGGTCTCCTCCGTGGAGGCTCGGCTGCTGGAGTGTTGCTTTTCTTCGGCACTGAAAAACATCACCATTACACACATTTAGCTCAGTTCTTTGAAACACAACATCCGAACTGAAAGCAATTCATATGACTTACCTTTCAAAGATATTTTTGTCTCAATAAAGTCATCGTCTGATGAACAGTATTTCACGATGAAGTTTTTGAGGCTTTAAAGAGAAAGACAGGTGAATCAGATAGTTAACGGTTTATTTCCCGGACAGAGACGCTGCTTTTAAGAGCAGAAACAAATAAGACACAACTCACCTGTCTTCACTTCCGCTCTCTGACACTTTCTCAGTCTTGGCGTTTGGTGTTTTCACTCGTTGCAAAACTGAAATATGCAAAAGGATGAACTGAGTGAAGCATGATCcacagtatgaatgtgttttcctcAACCTTCTTTCTGTTGCGCATTTGAGTCATTTATTGTCAACGGCTACAAATAATGACAACGAAAAAGAACACTTACACGTCTCAAAGCTGCCTTCATCGTCTGAGCTCACCACAAGAACATTTGAACTAAAAGGGAGCAAAGGTTTGGAAGTTAAACTCACAGAATAGAGgtaaaactaaaaccaaaaacaagacaagagaTTTAGACAGAgttattttctcacttttctttctttgcagcGCTACAAGTTCTCTGTGCGGTCGGCTTAGCTTTCGGTGTAGCCCTTCCCACAAGAACTGAGGAACAAAAAGGCAAAATGAACAAATTACTGTTTGTGTAAAGTGCGCCATacaatttaaagatatttatgcAATTCAATTCACTCACACTGGTCAAAGTCGTCGTCACTGGACTCAATCAAAGACTTGTCTCTGTACTCGTTGCCTTTGGAGCACTGATTCTCCTTGTCTGACTCATCTTCACTTCCAGAGAGGCCAAGCAGGACGGGCGAAGCTGATGGATCTGCAGGTCGATGACTACTTGTGGCACCAAAACGAGTCTTGCCAATCGAGCTGATCAGCTAGAAAcaatgcagacagacagacagacaggtttcAACAGGTTcaatttaaacctttttaagatcataatgaatgaaatttgaGATCTATGTCAAGTATGAGTCCCACAAACACCTACACACCccaataattaaaaataaggAAAGTAGCTTAGTACATAATAACCTTTGAAATGCTGTGTTATCGAGATGGCAGGTATCCAAAGTGTTTACCAGTGTATTTACCAGTACCACGTTAGTCTTATTTGTACTTGTTGAGAgagaactacaacacacaaagacattatAAACTATGCTGCCAAAACATTATAATTTCCAATGGCTAAAGGTGAGagtcaaaatcaaacatttactcTGCTTATATTGATACATGAGGAAAAACACTAAATCCTCACATTAAATAAACAGGAACCAGAGATTTTGAATGATAGAAAACGAACAATATGAAAACTGCAGAACAACAATTAACTAAAGTTAGTTAATGTCTGCATGTGAATTGTTCCTTCTCCCAGTAACCTAAGGATAAATGGTTTTCAACAAGTTATACAAATAGAAGAAATAAGTGTCACGTGTTCGTCCTCCGGCTGCTGAGGTCCACAACACACCTTCTTCTCTGCGGTGTCCAGTCCTCCCTTGTCCATCCAGCCCATCTTTCTGGCGACTCGCTCAAACAACTGGCGGTTGTCATCATTCATagtttcctctgtgacaacAGCAGCGTTCAggtcatttaacatttaaagtcCAGCACTGGAGTCAAACATGTGATGTGCACGCCACACAGTTAGGCTAGCTGCTGGTTCACGTGTCCACTTGACAAGCTCCGTTATTCAGCTGAAGctacacagagaggaaacaatcTAGAAACAAAGCTGCACGACAGAGCTAGCTGATGGTAGCTACTGTTAGCTAAGTTAGCGTTAGCACCTCGCTACATTAACTgacttttaaaataatgtttccTTTGCGAAGCATTTCATTTACTATCCTTAAATATATTTGGTTTGAGATATAATTACCTCACGCGCTTCTGGTGTTAAAATGAGGTAGACAGACGTTACTCAGCCAAGGCAAATTTCAAATCTTGTGCTCCATTTTACCGGAAGTTGTCACGAGGAAATTTGACCAATCGGAGCGGCGTGCTTCCCCTGTGACGTCATGTGCGACGTGTGTTCGggttcataaaaaaaaaaaaaatctgtttaagaAATGATTCATTACATGTTTTAAATCTGTGagaatgttttattatttattaccaTGAACATTACAGAAATAGCTGTGTATATATAATTCttaattttcattatttgttcCTTCAAAATTAAAGTAATGCTCATATTTCCCTTTTCTAAAATTATATATCTTAATacagtttcttttattcatcaagcTTAGCACACCATTGTAAATACTTAACCTTAACATTAGGCTACTGTCTATTAAGTTGACCCAAAATCTTCCTCAGCAATAAAATGACCATctcaataaatacaaacagcTTTACATAGAGTAGGGCTAGTTAAGATTTTATTCcgttatatttttattgttttggtctGTTTGTTATCTAGCAGGTTTGCACAATAACTACTGGAAGGATTACTATGAAACCTGGTGGTTtgaggtcagggaagaactcattacattctGCTTCAGATCTGGctcaggggcagatccaggattatttctttaacattgagagatggggcgtttttcaacatttttgctgatttctcacagaataattaATGGGTCTTGATCAAATTAAAATTGATATGTTTAGTGTTATAAAATTTTTTGTGAGAATAATTTGGTGAACAGCCgcataaaaatctggatctagtgaatttaaatgtagattcgtaaggggactgttgggccatgggAGAGATATGTGCtctagtttatttatttgtccatCTATCTGTGCATTCCTAGAGGCGTTACCCTGCAGCTGAGCTCAGCTGTGTGTCAAATACACGAAAATGTACGGGATAGGAAAAATAAACtatctaaataaaaaactaaataaaaatagacTATCCATGTTGGAGTCATTCTCCAGCACTGTGGATATAGGTCCTACTATGTGATTGATCCATGATAtgtgaaccatagactgtttatggAGTGAACACACAGTAATGAAAGGCTAGCTTTTGAATCGAGCTACTGTTGACCCAGTATTTTGTGGACGGAGTCAGATGAGTGTAAAATACAGGACAGTTTTGCCAtctctttaatttttttattatatttatagcCTTACGGCATCATTGACAGCAAAGGGTTAACAgacattacaaaaacaaaaactgcttAGAAAATACTTACCTAGGCCGTTCCttgtgtaatttaaaaaaaaaaaaaaagataaatttgTGTTCAGCTCTGACATCTAACCAGAAGTTTAGGCCTTTTCCAATGACATGAAACTTCTGTCCGGCCTTGTccaatcatttttaaaagcagagtgTGACATCAAACAGGACGACAGCTACTAAACATATCTTTTGattaacaacaaaaatataagtTGGCTTTAGGTGAGGGGGAGAAGTCTTTATCTTGACATATTCCTCAAATCTTGCACATCTACCAATTGCATTCATTGAATAACAGCTTAAGACAAACTAAAGAACAATTGCAATCTATGTTTACATTTGCATGTTAAAGCTGATGAAAAGCAAGTCAGAGTAACAATTTTCATGGTGcaacatttgtctttttaaaacacGCAACACTCTTTATCCATTTATAAATAGATCCAAAGAGTAATGATGGCTGGGCATTCTCTCCACAAGCTGCAGTCAGTCCTGTGTGCACACtgacagaagaaacaaaaatccACTGATCCAAGTACGGAAGGGGCAAGCAGGGCATTCACGACCCTTTCATGGTCACCAAATATACTTTAAGGACAAGAGTCACAGATGAGCTGCCTGAAAGTCTCAGGCTCTATCTGGCTCAGGAAATGCAGATGAGATGATGTGATGGGGGGGTCACATGTGTGCATCCGTAGGCTCCTTCACAAATAAGAGTCCCATCAATAGTAAATGACAGAAAGATGGAGTTGATCAGAGAGGGGGAATGGAGTGGAGGCTGAGGATTCAAGCTAGGGGGCTGAAAAAAACCAAATAACCAGATGGCAAGGGATATACATGGCTCGGGTAAATGGGGAAAAGATATCTTCCACTTCAGGCGTTCTCACTCGTCTCTACTGTTTGGAATTTGACCAGAGGTTCTGGCTTGTGGCCCTTGCTATGGTGGTCCCACATCTGCAGGTAGAGCCTCTCCAGGTCCATGGAGTACTGCTTGGTGTTGAAAAGAGGGCTGCAGATTCGCTGCTTCCACACGCGTGCTCTAACCATCTTCAGGCTGAagggaaggaagaaaaacattcagGCTTGGTGTTTGTGAAAAGATGTTTTGTTATGGATCAAATGGATCAAGTGTACTTACTATTCCATGTCAGAGCCCAGTTTGACCGCTATGTCCTCGTAGTCCTGACGACTCTGGGCTATCAGCTCAGGGCAGCCCAGACAGTTGAGCTGTGAGGCAGCCACACGGGAGGCGAGGGTCTCACCTTTACAAAAGAGGTTTTACAATTAAAAAGCAGCCTTCACTTCATACATGTTCCACAGATGACTGATACTTAGAAAGAAATCAGAAAAAACATATTACTTCCGCAaaagatgtggtatgggtcaggcaAGAGCCCAATACATGTTGGTGTGCATCCACACCAGAAGGCAGACccaatttgttttcattttctttagcATAGCAAGAAAAGGCgttctgagaataattcattgatcttttatgtttaggggaatgatatttatgagtttgtgtaatttggtgcagatccaaataaaaatccagatgcattgcatttaaatatggtttcatagggggactgttgggccttggtggaggtaccattctagtttataGAATTATTTGAATTTCTGCATTTTTGAATTAGAATGAACAAAACATGATGCGAAAACCCTAGTGCCCTCACCTGGCATGGTGACCATGGGTGTTCCAGCCCAGAGAACGTCCATGCCTGTGGTGTGACCATTGCAAAGAGGAGTGTCCAAGCACACATCAGCCAGTTGGCCCCTCCTCACATGCTCCTCCTTGGGTGCCACAGGAGAGAAGATGATGCGAGAGCCAGGCAGACCCATGTTCTGAGCGTACTGCTGGATGTTTGGCTCGCCCACGGCAGGGAAGCGAAGAAGCCACAACACGCTGTTGGATACACGCTTCAGGATCTGCAATGAGAAGGCAGTAGagcaaaatatttattttgaagttgaGTTGAAGGAACATTCAAAGTAGTTATATCCATGTATGTCTAACTTACGTTGGCCCACATCTGAAGAGTAGGGGGGTCAATCTTGTAGAGCTGGTTGAAGTTGCAGTAGACGATGGAGTCCTCTGGAAGACCATACTGGGAGCGGGTTGTCACAACGATTGTGCGGGGAACCTCCTCGCCGGTGGCAGCTTTGTTGTTGATCTAAAGTGGGGGACAAAGGTGTTTAACGGTCCAGTTGCCAAAAGTGCTTCTGTATGACTGGTCTTAATTGTTGAACCAATTGATATTAGTATCCTGCCAAGCCATGATTGTAGGATTATTTTGAACCCCATCCATTGTGCCACCAGTTCCCTTCACCAACACTTCTGCACTACCACCTTACTTTCATGATCGAACATTACCTTTAGGAACATAGTCTGACAGTCTGCTGAAAAGAACTGGAAAAGCAGCGAGCTATATTAATGTGCTGCTCTGGACTTGGTATCAGCATTTGCAGACTCTTTGGGCCCACTCTATACAGCTCAATATTTGCATTTATACTGTCAAGTGTGTCCGATCCAGACGTACCTGTGTGGTGGCCAGGCCATTGCTGACAGTGAAGCCATTAATTGTGACCTGGATTTGACCTTGATTGATCATGTTGATGATGGCTTCAGCTGCAGTGTTCATGGGAATAACTGGCATGGACAGAGCTCCATTAGTTTCCACAGCAGGTTCCTGGTTGTTGTCACACTTCATCTGTCACAAAGAACAGTTTCAACTTAAATGCTTGGGTATAGTTCAGTGCTGTATCATCAAACAACATAGTGTTGCATTCTGGTTTGTCAGTGAGACCAAAACTCAACAATACAACATGAACAGTGAAACAATGCTGTAGAAGCCCAAACCTCATTAACTCACCTTTATTACTTTGACATCTGGCAGACTGTCCAGGAACGCCTTCAGATCAATACCATTAAGGACAATGCGGTTGTCAAAGATGTGTCCATTAGACTTGAAATCAATCACTGCCTTTTTCTGTGAATGAAAAAAGATAATGTTGCAAACATCCTGATTATAGAGAATCTAGTTACTTGTATTTGAAAGAGAGCGGCATTGTGAGGACAGACAGACCTTGAGGTGAGGGAACATGTTGGCGTGATCTCCAATGAAGAACGTGTGGGGCATGTAGGCAAGTTTTTCTGAATACTGCTCGGCCACCTCCAAAGGTGACGTCTCCTTGTCAGTGATGATGTAGTCCATGAAGGGAGCCCCGCTGGTTCCAGGGTAACCCAGCCACatacactgataaaaaaaaaaaagagaccacCATTTAGTGAATTATTTGAGGCAAACCATTCCCTGTATTCTCTCATCAACAGAGATCAGACTGAATGTAAGTGAGGAAGCATTTACGTGTTTTTCCTAAATTGTGTCAACTTGAAGACATCTTAGAGTTTACCTGTATGGGGGCTGGGCGGAGGGCGAAAAGCTCATTACGGGCTCCTTTGGTGTATCCGTTCATGTTGACTAGAATGTGGAGTCCGTCCTGGTGAATACGATCAGCTGCCTTGCCATTGCAAGGGATCTGGAGGAAAAAGGtaccattttttttacttttgttgaaGGAGACCATGTGGTtcaaaaatgaatgttttaaagaattaaaaCCACACAAAGAAGCAACTCCTGGCTGTGACAGTTACCTGTGAGAGGTCTGTGAAATGATGAGCCTCTGCTACCACTTTGACACGAAAGTTGGTGCTATCGTCAGGGCTTAGCGCATAGCAGAACACCTGGAGGAAAATAAGTTATTCACTGATGggttaaacaaataaatgctcCAACATCCAAAAGGCTCTATATTGCAGTACTTCCAAAGTTGATCATCTCTAGAAATAAAATTACCATTAAGATCACCCACCTCAAATTTCTCAGGATTGTGCATTCCAGGAATGGACTGCATCAGATGAGAAGTCGGGTGGTTGCCAAAGTCAGAGCTGACATATCCGACACGCAGACGTCCATTGCTGGCCTTCAGGTCCTTGGGATGCTCAAAAGCAGGTTTGTGCAGCGCGTTGACCTGTAGGATAACCAAGAGAGTAAGAATATAACTACAGCAACACATCTGATTCTACATTGACTTAGATAGGGAAAAAAACTTGACATCTTGTTCTCAAATCATGTCCAGCATCAACCCATACCATAATCCCTGCAAGCAACCCATTCACCACCATATTGCTCTTTTTCTACAAAGTCAAAAACATCTTGTATCTCACCCAACCCTTACCTTCCCACTTATCCCAGCAGACAGCCACTGCCATCACCATCCACCTCCCAAAAAAGTGAATTAAAGGTTACTTGCTTTCATCATTTTGTGTACCTTGTCCAGGCAAAGGTTCCCATGGCGCTCAGCAATTGCCTTGCGGAAGTTGTGAGAGAGTGGGTAAAGCATGCTGTGGTGTGGGTGCACTGAAGGCAAGCGGTTCTTATCCAGCTGATCAGCCACGATGCTCACAAGCTTCTTCATTCGCTCATCATAATCTGTCCAGTCACACACAATCTGGAAGAGTGGTAACAATTACAGAAATTAGTGGATGTACTTCTCACTATGAATAATTTCTGCTCGTATAAAAGAATACATATCTACGAACCTGGAGGCAATGCGCCAAGTTGCAGTAAGCATCTGGGAAGTCTGGCTTGAGTTTCAAAGCTGTGCGGTAAGATGCAATGGCCTCTGGGATGTTTCCAGAATcctgaaatgaaagagaaatatCAGAATACGACACTACAATGCCAGATGTTGcaaaaatgttatatatttctCTCTAAGTAAAAAATGTAGACGTATTAAACAAATCTGCAAACACATCTTTGTTGTGGAAAATCTGGTGATCAATGGTCAGCTCAGTGAATAAAGTGTTCAGGAGTCCTTTTATGTGTtattctgaaatatttattatagCTTGGCCGTGGAGAAAATCTGAATCCATCAATACAACTGTGCATGATGTCCTCTCATATTCTGAAGTCTGATTTCCTGAGGTCACACTTTTAACCCCTCAAAGATCATTTAGTCTATTGGTTTGCTGGTTCCTAAACtagtaaatgtattttctagtTCTGGAGACAGTATTGCCTGCTTACGCAGTCTCATGTCTGTGGTGTCTAAGGAGAGAAGCCTTTGACCTTGGCCATGCTCTTGAACTTCCCCAAACAGGACAGAGAGCTGCACTACGTCTCGGGGAGAGGAGGCAGTGTCTCCGAAGATTCCATAACAATCTTTATCTCAACTGAAAGTCACAAGAGAATAATATCAAAAGTAAGAACTATCCATACCTTGTGGATTGAGGCCAAATTGCTGTGAGCATCAGCAAAGGCAGGGTTTATCTGGATGGCACGGGTGTAGCATTGAAGTGCTCCTTGTACATCTTGCATCTCCTTCAGTGTATTACCCATGTTTGAGTAGGCATCAGCAAATGTGGGGCTGATTCTAaaatcaaatagaaaaacaccAACCTATGTAAGAACCTGAAATGTACTCTAATTTACTGAATTATCTGAATAGAATACTGATATTTTTGCATCTACTATGATGACATAACACCTCATTAACATAAAGTAAGTCAGAAGGTCCCTAAAGCATTTTCAAACCTAATGGCCTCCTTGTAGTGCATGAGTGCCTCCTGGAGTttcccctgctgctgcaggacacTGGCCAAGTTAGAGTGAGCTGCTGCAAACTCTGGGAACAcctgatggagaaaaaaaaataaaggttacAACAGAACAGTCCAAGAATACCATGCTCATATACAGAACAGCAA contains these protein-coding regions:
- the ogt.1 gene encoding O-linked N-acetylglucosamine (GlcNAc) transferase, tandem duplicate 1 isoform X5, producing MACYLKAIETQPNFAVAWSNLGCVFNAQGEIWLAIHHFEKAVTLDPNFLDAYINLGNVLKEARIFDRAVAGYLRALSLSPNHAVVHGNLACVYYEQGLIDLAIDTYRRAIELQPHFPDAYCNLANALKEKGNVSEAEECYNTALRLCPTHADSLNNLANIKREQGNIEDAVQLYRKALEVFPEFAAAHSNLASVLQQQGKLQEALMHYKEAIRISPTFADAYSNMGNTLKEMQDVQGALQCYTRAIQINPAFADAHSNLASIHKDSGNIPEAIASYRTALKLKPDFPDAYCNLAHCLQIVCDWTDYDERMKKLVSIVADQLDKNRLPSVHPHHSMLYPLSHNFRKAIAERHGNLCLDKVHKMMKVNALHKPAFEHPKDLKASNGRLRVGYVSSDFGNHPTSHLMQSIPGMHNPEKFEVFCYALSPDDSTNFRVKVVAEAHHFTDLSQIPCNGKAADRIHQDGLHILVNMNGYTKGARNELFALRPAPIQCMWLGYPGTSGAPFMDYIITDKETSPLEVAEQYSEKLAYMPHTFFIGDHANMFPHLKKKAVIDFKSNGHIFDNRIVLNGIDLKAFLDSLPDVKVIKMKCDNNQEPAVETNGALSMPVIPMNTAAEAIINMINQGQIQVTINGFTVSNGLATTQINNKAATGEEVPRTIVVTTRSQYGLPEDSIVYCNFNQLYKIDPPTLQMWANILKRVSNSVLWLLRFPAVGEPNIQQYAQNMGLPGSRIIFSPVAPKEEHVRRGQLADVCLDTPLCNGHTTGMDVLWAGTPMVTMPGETLASRVAASQLNCLGCPELIAQSRQDYEDIAVKLGSDMEYLKMVRARVWKQRICSPLFNTKQYSMDLERLYLQMWDHHSKGHKPEPLVKFQTVETSENA